The window TGTTATGCACACACAGACACGCGTGAACACAGAAGGAGGGGGAAGGTTTTGAATGTGATTTTAGGTGTTGACTCTTGTGGACCGTGAATTCCGTTCTTTGCTTCATTTTTATGACCTTCGTTGAATTGTTTCTATTCCTTATTTTATACTTCTacaatcttttttctttcttaggTACTACCAagaattattatttcttctcttttggttttttgttttttgttttaaagattCAACTGTTCTGAATTTTAAGGAGTTTATTTGATCAACAGTATCTACCATTGAAAAGAGATTGGGACCAACCAACTGGCTGATTATTAAGACATAATATGGATCATGAGTCATGCGACTAGTTGGTCTTACCTATCCTAATTCCAATGAGTCATCAGAGAGTTTTGAACCCTTCAACGGCATATTGAAAAAGAGAATGCTTTTTAGATGGTTGTGAATCGTGTGATTAAGCTATTTTCTGCTTCGTAGCTAAATAAGACAttagttgttgggtttggATCTGACATGGAAAGTGTCAAGAATGAAAATATTGCTTATTGACAAATGCGAGATCATGGTCAAAGTTTCTCAGAATGAGCAATATTTTCATTTCGTAATGAGCTAATTAAGTGTGAGATAGTATTGTTGAAGCACCATGATAAATCCAAACGCAATTATAACTTGAAGATTATACCTTTTTGAGTCCTGTATAATCTAACACTAAGGCAAAATATCCACAAGTTAGTTGATTTTTCTCTATAATGTGTATTGCACTGAACAATTCTGGAATAAGGTATATACTGTATTATAATGTCTTTcactattaaaatttaatttaagatCTACACTTTGActtttgatttattgatttaGAATCTCTGGGCACCACTAGTCCTTTCCCTCCAGATGCTTCATCTATTGCCTCTAGTATCAAATACCATGCAGAGTTCACCCCAGTGTTTTCCCCTGAGAAATTTGATCTTCCAAAGACTTTCTTTGCAACTGCACAAAGTATTCGTGACGCTCTCATTATAAACTGGAATGCCACATATGATTATTATGAAAGATTGAACGTAAAGCAGGCGTACTATTTGTCAATGGAATTTCTACAGGTGTGCACTTGTTCTACATTTAATACTTGATCTGCTGTGCATTACTTTGAAGACGTTATTACAcagaatgttttattttttgcaggGTCGAGCACTGTTGAATGCAATTGGTAATTTAGGGCTTACTGGAGCTTATGCAGAAGCTTTGAGCAAGCTTGGACACAACCTAGAAAATATAGCTTGCCAGGTTGGTTGGTATATGTAGTTCTCTTCAGCATACCTTACTTTTTCACACATTCTGCTATTGGTATATCTTGCTCTAGGTGGATtatctttactttttaattgtGATTAAATGTCATTTATATCAATCAATGGGTAGCTGAAGCTTAAAGTACAAGCTCCTCAACTCTGCTgacattataaaatgattggagaaaataaaaagaaagacacTCTAGACTGCGCCAGAATTCAAGTATAGgtgtttattttgaattaaacgATAATTGTCATAGTTGatgataaattttcaatttcgtgAAAGCAGCAGGtcatataatataaaagtttatttgaagcCTATACGTGCTGCCATACTGTGCCTTTGTCTAGAATATAAATACTATACCTGTATTTTGTGTATTTGTCAAAGAGAAAGACAAAGTGAGAGTCTGTATGCTTGCTTCTATGCATGCCTTCACAGTTTTGTTATAGGATGCATGCATCCATGCTGCTAaattttttggttgattttataGGAGCCTGATGCTGCCTTAGGGAATGGGGGTCTTGGTCGACTTGCCTCCTGCTTTCTGGACTCTTTGGCAACATTAAATTATCCAGCATGGGGTTATGGACTTAGATATAGATATGGCTTATTTAAACAGCATATTACAAAGGAGGGGCAGGAAGAAGTTGCTGAAGATTGGCTTGAGGTATACTTGCTTTCTGTTTGTTATCTCTCTCTTGAAGGAATCATTGTAGACACAAATTTATATATGTGTCTATATGACATTTACATAATAAATGTAAGTGTTTTTTTGCCCCTCGTCTCTGACCAACTTCTTTATCTTTGGCTTGATTATGCTTTCTCTTTTTAGATGAGCAATCCTtgggaaattgtgagaaatgatGTCACATATCCTGTCAAGTTTTATGGCAAGGTTGTTACAAGTTCAGATGGAAAGAAAGACTGGATTGGAGGAGAGGATATAAAGGCTGTTGCATATGATGTCCCAATACCAGGATATAAAACTAAAACCACAATCAACCTGCGACTTTGGTCAACAAAAGTTCCATCAGAAGAATTTGACCTATCTGCTTTTAATGCTGGAGAACATACCCAAGCAGCTGAGGCCCTATATAATGCTGAAAAggtctgttttaattttcttcatttgtttATATTTGCTGCTGCAATTTATCTGCGTATCTCTTCATTAGCCTAGCTATTTGTTGGCACGTCTTCAGAGTTTCATCAGAAAATCTGAACTGCCTGGAGCTATATCTGGAGGAGTGTCTGAACCAAGGTTCTTTACAACTAAGGGAATGGAAGAAATTTTCTAATATGGTTATTGGTCCATCAACAGATTTGGGATTTTTCTTCTCGCTCTCATGTCTTTCAGGCAATGGTTGTGATAGAGGTCCAGGAAGAgactgctttttttttttttaccttataATTCCCAACTTATTTTTTCTTAGGGCAAGAATTGGCAATTGTTCTGCTTTTGCCTTCTTTCAGAAATCCCAAGAATTTTAAATGCATTCCTATTTGTCTCTGCATCATTTGTGTCCCAAATTGCATGTAAtgcttgttttgttttttccccttttgttttgtttatttttcatgtaCAATGTTGATGCCAGTGGTACAATGAGAATGGATTATAACATATGTTTTAATATTAGATTTGCTATGTACTCTACCCTGGGGATGAATCAGTTGAAGGAAAAATCCTTCGTTTGAAGCAACAATATACCCTATGCTCAGCCTCTCTACAAGATATCATTGCACGTTTTGAGAGAAGATCGGGAGCAAAAGTCAAATGGGAAGAATTTCCTGAGAAGGTCGCCCTGCAAATGAATGATACTCACCCCACTCTTTGCATTCCAGAGCTGATGAGAATTTTGATGGATGTGAAAGGTTTAAGCTGGAAGGAGGCCTGGAATATCACCCAAAGGTAATCTAGGTCATGATTGTTTCACTTATGCATTGAGAAGTCCTTactttattgtttctttttgaaCATATATGCTGCAAGAGGTTATTGAGAAGCTCAAACCAGATTCTGTCTATTCCCACATCAGACCTACCTTGCTACTGTTCCCAAATTTTGACAAACTTAGTTAGCTATTCCAGTGTTCAATTTATTTGATGCATATGCTTATTGTAATTTTTGTTACTTGAGTTTGATTGAATTCAGCATATCTGCTTGTTACCAGAGCTAGTGCATGTGTCCATTTGCACTTTCTCAcaatttacatatttttagtcTTGAATTCATTTtgttacaaacaaaatgaatttgagaaatgactATTTTAAAAAAGGCCTAAGAAATATTagtttatcttcttcttcttcttctattttcttctttttcgtTTCCTATTTGTTAATTACTGGTATCTATTTTTAAGATAGGCTTATGTTCGGTAACTTTTATACCTTTTAATGCTTTCTTTCTAGAACCGTGGCATACACAAACCATACCGTTCTACCGGAGGCTTTGGAGAAATGGAGTTTAGAACTTATGCAGAAACTGTTGCCTCGACATGTGGAGATTATAGAAATGATTGATGAAGAGGTACAGACGGAAAACATACACAAACCTAAACCTTCAATTTTTTGGGATGCGAATTCTAACTCTAACTTCTACCTCTTAATATCTTTGTAGTTAATTCAAACTATAGTTTCAGAGTATGGTACAGCAGATTCTGACTTACTGGAGAAAAAACTGAAGCagatgagaattttagaaaatgttgagcTACCAGCTGCCTTTTCAGATTTACTTGTTAAACCCAAGGAAAGTTCTGTTGCTGTTCCCAGTGATGAACTTGAAAAGTctaaagaagaagataaaaaagaagatgatgatgatgatgatgatgatgatgatgatgatggaggagaagaagaagaagaagaagaagaagaagaattaaaAGTTGAGCCTGGTGATGGAGAAAATGAACCTGTAAAGGAAGGCACtcaagcaaagaaaaagatcCCAGAACCAGTACCAGAGCCCCCAAAGATGGTTCGAATGGCTAACCTATGTGTTGTAGGTGGTCATGCAGTAAATGGAGTTGCTGCGATACATAGCGAGATAGTAAAAGACGAAgtgtttaatgatttttttaaggTAAATGCAATTTATGAAATCTCTCGCTTTCTTAAATTACAAAAGCATGCAacttaatgataaaattgagtTTCTTCAGTTTGTTTCTACTTAGAGAAATGATCCTAACATTGATCTCTGTTCTCAAATTTTGGCAGTTGTGGCCTgagaaatttcaaaataaaacaaatggGGTCACACCAAGGAGATGGATCCGTTTCTGCAATCcatttttgagtaaaattataactaactGGACAGGAACAGAAGATTGGGTTTTAAATACTGAAAAGTTGGCCGAACTTAGGAAGGTAGTCTGCCGTATCTGAGTTTTTTCCTTGTAAAACTTCTTGGAGAATCATATTTGTATGTTTCTGAACATATATTTGCAATATGCTCTTTGTCATGTGATAGAAGGTGAATTTATTTACACACTCTCTAAGGTTTGTGAATGACCAGTTTTGATATGAGTTGGCAAATTTTATTCGCAATAAACTATCTATGTTGGACACACCTTTAAAAATGCTTATTTCACAAGAAAAACTGCCAGATTGCCTTTTATATCACCTTCTCCGAGCATGTCTTTCTGATTATTTCTTGTTCTATACAATCCTACATCTAatatttcttgttattttcaCTGTTTAGGCAGTTGCTTGTGAAATTAAAGCAGTGGTGTTATTTCACGTATGAGTTCTAGCCTCTAGGATTCTGATAGATGTGAAGCTGTTGTATCCGTGTCTTTTCTCTACAATGAGCAgtttttttatagttaaattttaatgaCTATAAATATGTGAAAGCTTTTGGATCTTTTGGTTATTACTAAAGACCCTAATCAGTGTTGTGGGATATATTCATAGTTTGCAGATAATGAAGACCTTCAGACCCAGTGGAGGGCAGCAAAAAAGAGCAACAAGTTAAAGGTTGTGTCTTTCCTCAAAGAAAAAACAGGCTATCTAGTAAGCCCTGATGCAATGTTTGACATCCAGGTATCTCTTGTGAACTCCACTTTTGTAAACTGTAATTAAAGAAGTGTACTTATCATCAgatggaaaatgaaagaaaaaggtttaTAATGTTTAACTCAATAAATGGGCTGCAGTCTGAAAAGTAAGAGCCTACGGATTTTTTTGAGAAGGGTATGCTACCAGATTCTCTTACCACCAGAACTCAATATTTTTAGCTCACATTGCAGAGCATGATACTGTCTGTTGTACAGTATTTGTATGTCATAAacattatgaatatttttagagCTTTCTTACACTTGTTGGATGACATTAAGATCTGATTGGATGTTGATGCTCTGTTAAAGTATATTCTTATTAATTTCCCCTAGTCTTGTAAAGTGTGGAActcattcttttttatatgCTATGCTGAATTTCAGGTGAAGCGCATCCACGAATACAAGCGTCAACTGCTGAATATTTTGGGAATTGTTTACCGGTACAAGATGATGAAAGAAATGAGTGcttcagaaagaaaagaaaagtttgttCCACGTGTTTGTATATTTGGGGGAAAAGCATTTGCCACTTATGTGCAAGCCAAGAGAATTGTGAAATTTATCACTGATGTTGGAGCTACAGTTAATCATGATGCCGATATAGGTGATCTACTGAAGGTATGCCTTTATCGCAAGATATCATTAATGAATCTCACAGGGAGTTCTTccccaaaatgaaaaaaaggaaaaacaagaaatggAAGAAAGGCCCTCAAAAAGTGTCATCTGTTGTagtgttaatttttattgaggCGTAGTGTTAATGCTTTTTAATGACTTGTGgcacattatttttttctaatgaGGTGTTGGCCTGTCATATTGTGCCTTCTAGCCTTTTTGGTTTGCTTGTCTTTCATTAAACATACATATATCCCCAATTCAAGTAACTCATTT is drawn from Theobroma cacao cultivar B97-61/B2 chromosome 4, Criollo_cocoa_genome_V2, whole genome shotgun sequence and contains these coding sequences:
- the LOC18601618 gene encoding alpha-glucan phosphorylase 1 gives rise to the protein MATWRFCTTSGGVEAVSSCNAVARFIDFSRGRNGGVGSACGGSGNKAKQLMLMRKWQVRPLRRSFSVRNVSSEPQQKVKDPVAEQEESLGTTSPFPPDASSIASSIKYHAEFTPVFSPEKFDLPKTFFATAQSIRDALIINWNATYDYYERLNVKQAYYLSMEFLQGRALLNAIGNLGLTGAYAEALSKLGHNLENIACQEPDAALGNGGLGRLASCFLDSLATLNYPAWGYGLRYRYGLFKQHITKEGQEEVAEDWLEMSNPWEIVRNDVTYPVKFYGKVVTSSDGKKDWIGGEDIKAVAYDVPIPGYKTKTTINLRLWSTKVPSEEFDLSAFNAGEHTQAAEALYNAEKICYVLYPGDESVEGKILRLKQQYTLCSASLQDIIARFERRSGAKVKWEEFPEKVALQMNDTHPTLCIPELMRILMDVKGLSWKEAWNITQRTVAYTNHTVLPEALEKWSLELMQKLLPRHVEIIEMIDEELIQTIVSEYGTADSDLLEKKLKQMRILENVELPAAFSDLLVKPKESSVAVPSDELEKSKEEDKKEDDDDDDDDDDDDGGEEEEEEEEEELKVEPGDGENEPVKEGTQAKKKIPEPVPEPPKMVRMANLCVVGGHAVNGVAAIHSEIVKDEVFNDFFKLWPEKFQNKTNGVTPRRWIRFCNPFLSKIITNWTGTEDWVLNTEKLAELRKFADNEDLQTQWRAAKKSNKLKVVSFLKEKTGYLVSPDAMFDIQVKRIHEYKRQLLNILGIVYRYKMMKEMSASERKEKFVPRVCIFGGKAFATYVQAKRIVKFITDVGATVNHDADIGDLLKVVFVPDYNVSVAELLIPASELSQHISTAGMEASGTSNMKFAMNGCILIGTLDGANVEIREEVGEDNFFLFGAEAHEIAGLRKERAEGKFVPDPRFEEVKEFVRSGVFGPYNYDELIGSLEGNEGFGCADYFLVGKDFPSYIECQEKVDEAYRDQQRWTRMSILNTAGSSMFSSDRTIHEYAQEIWNIKPVELP